In a genomic window of Arthrobacter woluwensis:
- a CDS encoding alpha/beta fold hydrolase, with amino-acid sequence MEQTIQKTVKRDDGSWVTVDVYGDPAAPGLMVVPGVMSDARSWGAVARAITAWPSVAVLNRRGRTPSGPLTADYSLDTEVGDLLEVLNVLGPVKSVFGWSYGGLIALLAAGRHPMEQVIAYEPVERPFAAEALPALRTAEEAQDWDRSVEIVNRDISGFTADYVTGLRADPAVWEELRRLSVPLSAELTALNAVAPPKTLAQEAGRVDFIVGERNRHGEPYGTAFDAIAGRVSGARIHELAGVGHLAHLEDPVGLGRLLDALARIEDQGRGSVIRG; translated from the coding sequence ATGGAGCAAACGATTCAAAAAACAGTGAAGCGTGACGACGGCAGCTGGGTGACGGTCGATGTGTACGGCGACCCCGCCGCTCCCGGCCTCATGGTGGTGCCGGGCGTGATGAGCGACGCGCGGTCCTGGGGAGCCGTGGCACGGGCGATCACGGCCTGGCCTTCGGTCGCCGTGCTGAACCGCCGGGGCAGGACGCCGTCTGGCCCGCTCACCGCGGACTACTCCCTGGATACCGAAGTAGGCGATCTGCTCGAGGTGCTGAACGTCCTCGGTCCCGTGAAGTCCGTGTTCGGCTGGAGCTACGGGGGCCTGATCGCTCTGCTCGCCGCCGGCCGGCATCCGATGGAGCAGGTGATCGCCTACGAGCCCGTCGAACGGCCTTTCGCCGCGGAGGCCCTCCCGGCCTTGCGGACGGCGGAGGAGGCACAGGATTGGGACCGGAGCGTCGAGATCGTCAACCGCGATATCTCAGGTTTCACGGCCGACTACGTCACGGGGCTGCGGGCGGACCCCGCCGTCTGGGAGGAACTCCGGCGCTTGAGCGTGCCGCTGTCGGCTGAACTGACGGCGCTGAACGCGGTGGCGCCGCCGAAGACCCTGGCGCAGGAAGCCGGCCGGGTGGATTTCATCGTCGGCGAGCGCAACCGCCACGGTGAGCCCTATGGGACGGCGTTCGACGCCATCGCAGGCCGGGTTTCCGGCGCGCGGATTCACGAACTCGCCGGAGTGGGCCACCTCGCGCATCTGGAGGACCCCGTCGGGCTGGGACGCCTCCTCGACGCCCTCGCTC